The following is a genomic window from Anaerolineae bacterium.
GAAAGGCGCCAGGCCATGAGCAGTAGATCCCCACAGCGCGGCCAGACTCTGGTGGAGTTTGCCCTGGGGGCCATCCTCCTGTTCACCGTCGTCTTCGGCATCGTCGAGTTCGGCCGCGTGATCTACGCCTACAGCGTAGTGGCGAACTCCGCCCGCGAGGGCGCCCGCTTCGCCGCCGTCAACCCTACCGGCGACGTGGCCGGGGCGGCCCAGGCTCTGGCGGTCGGGGTGCCGATCTCCGTCGAGTACGTGCAACCGACACCGGCCGACCGCCAGGTGGTGGTCACGGTGACTCACCAGTTCCAGCCGGTGACTCCATTCGTTCCCAGCATGACGCTCAGGAGCACGGCGCGGCAGTATCTGGAAGTGCGCATAGTGGCTGGAGGCTGAAGTGCGAACCAGTAGAGGTCAGACTCTGGTGTTGGTGGCCTTGATGTTGGTGGTCCTGCTGGGCATGGTGGCTCTGGCCCTGGACGGCGGCCAAGTGTACCTCCAGCGGCGGCAGATGCAGACGGCCGCAGATGCAGCGGCGCTGGCGGCGGCCCGGACCATCTGTCTGGAGCCGGAGGCCGACTGGGTGGATGTCGGTAACGCCTACTGCCTGGCGAACGGGGCCGACAATG
Proteins encoded in this region:
- a CDS encoding pilus assembly protein; this translates as MSSRSPQRGQTLVEFALGAILLFTVVFGIVEFGRVIYAYSVVANSAREGARFAAVNPTGDVAGAAQALAVGVPISVEYVQPTPADRQVVVTVTHQFQPVTPFVPSMTLRSTARQYLEVRIVAGG